From Ipomoea triloba cultivar NCNSP0323 chromosome 5, ASM357664v1, the proteins below share one genomic window:
- the LOC116019096 gene encoding probable vacuolar amino acid transporter YPQ1 isoform X2: MEASMSLAQNSGAYCVAEKKPCVGWVEKYFKDCLCNISDDFSFVLGLVSLVCWGVAEIPQIVTNFRTKSSHGVSLLFLLTWIAGDIFNLVGCLLEPATLPTQLYTALVDEAKKPLRQRKSGGSGIPIPDGASRAARPHQVDYYYTSARSMAGSATPPFRTNLWLAKSGPSALGMDNDCSSDDETVEAPSMNSISQPKPIPRSAGYGAFLTTSLSIPHQTKALMPVYAALGGRKLLQESGTEHSSFGQWLGWMMAAIYMGGRIPQIWLNIKRGSVEGLNPLMFIFALMANATYVGSILVRTTAWDKIKPNLPWLLDAAVCVGLDIFIILQYIYYRYCRKNSGGSREDSAG; this comes from the exons ATGGAGGCGTCCATGTCGTTAGCTCAGAATTCAGGTGCCTATTGCGTGGCGGAGAAGAAGCCATGCGTGGGCTGGGTGGAGAAGTATTTCAAGGACTGTCTCTGCAACATCAGCGACGACTTCTCCTTCGTTCTCGGCCTCGTTAGCCTCGTCTGCTGGGGCGTCGCTGAGATCCCTCAAATCGTCACTAACTTCCGCACCAAGTCCAGCCATGGCGTCTCCCTTCTCTTTCTCCTCACTTGGATTGCCGG AGACATATTCAATCTAGTTGGCTGCCTTCTTGAGCCTGCAACT TTGCCAACCCAGCTCTACACTGCTCTG GTGGACGAAGCAAAGAAGCCTCTACGGCAGCGCAAATCTGGTGGCTCAGGCATTCCAATACCTGATGGGGCATCCAGAGCAGCACGGCCGCACCAGGTTGACTACTATTACAC GTCAGCGAGATCTATGGCGGGCAGTGCAACTCCACCATTTAGGACTAATTTGTGGCTGGCCAAGAGTGGCCCTTCAGCTCTGGGAATGGACAATGATTGCTCTTCTGATGATGAAACAGTAGAGGCACCATCAATGAATTCCATTAGCCAGCCAAAGCCTATCCCACGATCT GCAGGTTATGGTGCATTCTTGACTACTTCACTCAGCATACCTCATCAAACAAAGGCTTTGATGCCTGTGTATGCTGCACTTGGTGGAAGGAAACTGCTACAG GAAAGTGGAACAGAACACAGCAGTTTTGGGCAATGGTTAGGGTGGATGATGGCTGCCATATATATGGGTGGCCGAATACCTCAGATCTGGTTAAAT ATCAAAAGAGGGAGTGTGGAG GGATTGAATCCACTCATGTTTATCTTTGCACTTATGGCCAATGCCACTTACGTGGGAAG CATTCTTGTGAGAACAACAGCATGGGACAAGATCAAACCAAACCTGCCTTGGTTGTTGGATGCTGCTGTCTGTGTCGGGCTGGACATATTC ATTATACTACAATACATATACTACAGATACTGCAGAAAGAACAGCGGTGGAAGCAGAGAAGACTCCGCAGGCTAA
- the LOC116019095 gene encoding UPF0496 protein 1-like, with translation MGNRSSKTREQSSNHPQPPPDSAPSPSPSPPATTSNSDDSPDLTSYESACEEDPDLRAFDSALQARTTKAINSVAVTLDYRALSLDSLREVTLCFLEMNQEVVNLILESKRDIWKDPDLFDLVKEYLENSRHTMNFCTALEDALQRAHHSQSILRFALQKFEEESAKITEPGHDSVQLYSKTLAELKKFKDAGDPFTEKFFSLFHSVYKQQELMLNKMKEKKSRLDKKLRKVKSWRRISNVIFATVFVSVLICSVVAAVVTAPPVVTALAAAASVPLGTVGKWINNMWKKYENDLKREREILTTIGAGNYIVIQDLESIQRLVDRLQEQIQGLLYNADFAMQQNDAVSSAMEDIKKNVISFMETIQVLTDQADKCSRDIRMAHAVILKKINEPSPSSLGNGMFSI, from the coding sequence atgggcAATCGATCCAGCAAAACAAGAGAGCAGAGCTCAAATCACCCGCAACCACCACCGGATTCTGCACCTTCGCCGTCGCCGTCGCCGCCGGCGACCACCTCCAACTCAGACGACTCACCCGATTTGACTTCCTACGAGTCGGCATGCGAAGAGGATCCGGACCTACGCGCCTTCGATTCAGCTCTCCAAGCTCGAACCACTAAAGCCATAAACTCCGTCGCCGTCACTCTCGACTACCGCGCCCTCTCCCTCGATTCTCTCCGCGAGGTCACCTTGTGCTTCCTCGAGATGAACCAGGAGGTGGTAAACCTAATTCTCGAAAGCAAAAGGGATATTTGGAAAGATCCGGACCTCTTCGATCTCGTCAAGGAGTACCTGGAGAACAGCCGGCACACCATGAATTTCTGCACCGCCCTCGAGGATGCCCTACAGCGGGCCCACCACAGCCAGTCTATACTCAGATTCGCATTACAGAAATTCGAGGAGGAATCCGCTAAGATTACCGAACCGGGGCACGATTCAGTTCAGCTGTACTCCAAGACGTTAGCAGAGTTGAAGAAATTCAAGGATGCCGGGGATCCGTTCACTGAGAAGTTCTTCTCCTTGTTCCATTCCGTCTACAAACAGCAGGAATTGATGTTGAATAagatgaaggagaagaagagtaGACTCGATAAGAAGTTGCGGAAGGTGAAGTCCTGGAGGAGAATATCCAATGTAATCTTCGCAACCGTGTTTGTCTCTGTACTGATTTGCTCAGTGGTGGCGGCTGTCGTCACGGCGCCGCCAGTGGTAACGGCTCTGGCGGCGGCGGCCTCGGTGCCCCTGGGGACTGTGGGGAAATGGATAAACAATATGTGGAAGAAGTATGAGAATGATCTGAAGAGGGAAAGGGAGATCCTGACTACAATTGGAGCTGGGAATTATATTGTGATTCAAGATTTGGAGAGCATCCAGCGTTTGGTGGATAGATTGCAGGAACAGATCCAGGGATTGTTGTACAATGCTGATTTTGCTATGCAGCAAAATGATGCAGTGAGTAGTGCAATGGAGGACATCAAGAAGAATGTCATTTCTTTCATGGAAACCATTCAGGTTTTGACTGACCAGGCTGACAAGTGTAGTAGAGATATCAGGATGGCACATGCAGTAATCTTGAAAAAGATTAATGAACCCAGCCCTAGCAGCTTGGGCAATGGCATGTTCTCTATTTAG
- the LOC116019096 gene encoding probable vacuolar amino acid transporter YPQ1 isoform X1 produces the protein MEASMSLAQNSGAYCVAEKKPCVGWVEKYFKDCLCNISDDFSFVLGLVSLVCWGVAEIPQIVTNFRTKSSHGVSLLFLLTWIAGDIFNLVGCLLEPATLPTQLYTALLYTATTVVLVLQSMYYDFLYRWWKDKEDAGDSNQLVDEAKKPLRQRKSGGSGIPIPDGASRAARPHQVDYYYTSARSMAGSATPPFRTNLWLAKSGPSALGMDNDCSSDDETVEAPSMNSISQPKPIPRSAGYGAFLTTSLSIPHQTKALMPVYAALGGRKLLQESGTEHSSFGQWLGWMMAAIYMGGRIPQIWLNIKRGSVEGLNPLMFIFALMANATYVGSILVRTTAWDKIKPNLPWLLDAAVCVGLDIFIILQYIYYRYCRKNSGGSREDSAG, from the exons ATGGAGGCGTCCATGTCGTTAGCTCAGAATTCAGGTGCCTATTGCGTGGCGGAGAAGAAGCCATGCGTGGGCTGGGTGGAGAAGTATTTCAAGGACTGTCTCTGCAACATCAGCGACGACTTCTCCTTCGTTCTCGGCCTCGTTAGCCTCGTCTGCTGGGGCGTCGCTGAGATCCCTCAAATCGTCACTAACTTCCGCACCAAGTCCAGCCATGGCGTCTCCCTTCTCTTTCTCCTCACTTGGATTGCCGG AGACATATTCAATCTAGTTGGCTGCCTTCTTGAGCCTGCAACT TTGCCAACCCAGCTCTACACTGCTCTG CTCTACACAGCTACTACAGTGGTACTAGTGTTGCAAAGTATGTACTACGATTTCTTGTATAGATGGTGGAAAGACAAGGAGGATGCTGGTGATTCTAATCAGCTG GTGGACGAAGCAAAGAAGCCTCTACGGCAGCGCAAATCTGGTGGCTCAGGCATTCCAATACCTGATGGGGCATCCAGAGCAGCACGGCCGCACCAGGTTGACTACTATTACAC GTCAGCGAGATCTATGGCGGGCAGTGCAACTCCACCATTTAGGACTAATTTGTGGCTGGCCAAGAGTGGCCCTTCAGCTCTGGGAATGGACAATGATTGCTCTTCTGATGATGAAACAGTAGAGGCACCATCAATGAATTCCATTAGCCAGCCAAAGCCTATCCCACGATCT GCAGGTTATGGTGCATTCTTGACTACTTCACTCAGCATACCTCATCAAACAAAGGCTTTGATGCCTGTGTATGCTGCACTTGGTGGAAGGAAACTGCTACAG GAAAGTGGAACAGAACACAGCAGTTTTGGGCAATGGTTAGGGTGGATGATGGCTGCCATATATATGGGTGGCCGAATACCTCAGATCTGGTTAAAT ATCAAAAGAGGGAGTGTGGAG GGATTGAATCCACTCATGTTTATCTTTGCACTTATGGCCAATGCCACTTACGTGGGAAG CATTCTTGTGAGAACAACAGCATGGGACAAGATCAAACCAAACCTGCCTTGGTTGTTGGATGCTGCTGTCTGTGTCGGGCTGGACATATTC ATTATACTACAATACATATACTACAGATACTGCAGAAAGAACAGCGGTGGAAGCAGAGAAGACTCCGCAGGCTAA
- the LOC116021181 gene encoding uncharacterized protein LOC116021181: MGKGKRNRIERGEFSEKLKEKETELESKLKELDGRTGNLETVMSKTEEFQQAALKLRKSDPERPTQADPLLSSTAGQIGSQPESPPAKPKKSEDPRKLPKKYEICSVQGGRSAM; the protein is encoded by the exons ATGGGAAAGGGGAAAAGAAACAGAATTGAAAGAGGGGAGTTTAGTGAAAAGCTTAAGGAAAAAGAAACAGAATTGGAATCGAAGCTCAAGGAATTGGATGGGAGAACTGGAAATTTGGAGACAGTGATGAGCAAAACAGAAGAATTCCAACAGGCGGCGCTAAAGCTCCGGAAATCAGATCCGGAACGACCAACTCAAGCAGATCCACTTTTGAGCTCCACCGCAGGGCAGATTGGTTCCCAGCCTGAATCTCCACCTGCAAAGCCTAAGAAGTCCGAGGATCCAAGAAAGCTTCCGAAAAA GTATGAGATCTGCTCTGTCCAAGGCGGGAGATCTGCTATGTGA